A stretch of DNA from bacterium:
GGTCACCTCGGATTTTACAACGAAAATATGTTCCCCTCCATGGATTTCGAGGAGGGCGATAAGTATTTTGTTCGCCCGATGAATTGCCCGTTCCATATAGCTATATATAAAAGCAAACTCAGAAGCTATCGCGAGCTTCCGATTAGATATTGCGAGCTGGGCGCAGATTATCGCTATGAACGCAGCGGCGTTCTTCATGGACTTCTTCGTGTTCGTGGCTTCACTATGGACGATGCCCATATTTTCTGCACTCCCGATCAGATGCTTAACGAAATTGTAGGCGTATATAAATTTTCTCTCGGTATTCTCCGAAGCTTCGGTTTTGAGGATTTTGGTATCTATCTTTCAACTAAACCCGAGCATTCTGTCGGTGAAGAGGAAAGGTGGGAGAAGGCCACCGAAGCACTTCGCACGGCGCTTGATAAAGTTGGACTTCCTTGGAAGATTGATGAAGGCGGCGGTGCGTTCTACGGCCCGAAAATCGACATTAAGGTCAAAGACGCCCTTGGCCGCGAATGGCAAACAACGACGGTCCAGTTCGATTTTAATGAGCCGGAACGCTTTAATATTTATTACATAGATGAAAATGGCGATAAGGCAAAACCATATATGGTTCATCGTGCTCTTCTCGGCAGCCTCGAGCGTTTCTTTGCCTGTCTAATCGAGCATTATGCGGGGAATTTCCCAGTGTGGTTGGCACCGGTTCAGGCAGTTGTAATACCGGTATCAGAGAAATTCTCAGATTACGCAAGAGCGGTCAGAACAAGACTATTAAAATCTGGCGTCCGCGCAGAAATTAACGACAGGCCGGAAACCATGGGATATCGTATTCGTGAAGCAGAAAAGGCTAAAGTGCCCTATATGCTTATTGTTGGAGAAAGGGAAGTCTCTTCCAATTCTGTAAGCCTCAGGGGCCACAGCATTGGCGATCTTGGCTCGATGTCTATCGAGAACATAATAGTTAAATTGAATAAAGAAGGAAATCTACCAGAGTAACTTTTTTAAGGAGGTTCAGCAAGGCCGAATGTCTCAACAGCAAAGTAATTCGGAAAGGGTAAACGAACAGATTAGGATTCCTCAGGTTCGCCTCGTGGATGACGAGGGAAAATTCATCGGGATTATCCCAACAAATCAAGCATTAAACAAGGCGCGCGAGAAGGGTCTCGATTTGGTCGAGGTTCAACCCAATTCCAGGCCTCCGGTTTGCCGGATAATGGATTATGGGAAATTCAAATACGAGAAATCTAAGAAAGCACGAGCTGTTCGTAAGAAACAACATACTCAAACCATGAAGGAAATGAGGTTTTCAGCGAAGATATCCGACCACGATTATGGATATAAAATGGAACATATTCGCGGATTCCTCCTTAACAAAGACAGAGTTAAGCTAACGATAAAATTCCGTGGGCGCGAAATCACGCATGTGGAAATGGGTGATGAGCTTATGAATAAGCTCAGACGCGATTTGGAAGATATATCGAGGATCGAACAACAATCCAAGCTCGAGGGCAAACAGATGACAATGATGCTCGCCCCTGATTCCAAGAAAATCGCGACTTTTTTAGCTAAACAAAAAAAGAAAGAGAGCGAAAAGAATGAAAAAAAGGAAGATAAAAACAAAAAGGGCAGTGGCGAAGAGGTTTAAAATCACCGCCAACCACAAGGTGGTTCATAAACGCTCCGGAACTAATCATTTTGGGCGCAGAAAGCGCGGTAATCGAAAGCGCGCACTAAGAACCCCTAATGTTCTCGGAACGGCAGATGCTCATCGCGTTCGTAAAGCCCTCGGTAAAATAAAATAAGAGTAGGTTAATCATGCCAAGAAGCACAGGAAGTGTAGCGTCACACAATCGGCGCAGAAAATATGTTAAGGCAGCGAGCGGTTACTTCGGCTCGAGGCATAGACTTTATCGCACTAGCAGAGAAGTTGTCGAGCGTGCGTGGGTATTTTCATATAAACACAGAAAAACCAAGAAACGCGATTTTCGCAGGCTTTGGATTGCAAGAATCAACGCCGCTGCAAGGGCCGAAGGAATGACATACAGCAAGCTAATTCACGGCCTAAAGAAGGCAGGTGTTCTTCTCGATAGAAAATCTCTGGCCTATATTGCAGTTACCGATCCAGTAGCTTTCACCAAAATAGCTCAAGTTGCAAAACAGACCTTATGAGAGGTTTGCTCGATGAATTAAAGAAAATTGAGGCCGCCGTTAAGGCGGCCCTCAATGAGGCTGCATCTCAGGTAGATCTTGATCGAATACGCGCCGATTATCTCGGCCGTAAGGGTAAATTGTCTAATATGATGAAGCGCCTGAAAGATCTGTCTCCAGAAGAAAAACCTATCTTTGGCCAGACTGTAAATCGACTTAAGAAAGACCTAGAATTATTGTTTAACGAGCGAATCGAGCAGGTTAAGTCCACCAAACAACCGAAGAAAAAAACGACTGCTCGAGACAAACGAATAATTCCAGAAGATATTACACTTCCTGGAAGGCGGAGTTATCTCGGAAAACGCCATGTTCTCATGGCAGTTCTCGAAGAGATAATCGAGATATTCCACGGTATGGGTTTTTCAGTTGCGCAGGGGCCGGATATTGACACGGCTTTCCATAATTTCGATTCACTTAACACTCCACAAAATCATCCCAGCAGGGATATTGGGGATACATTCTACATCGAAGGTTACAGTCCTGAGGACGATAACCCTTATCTTTTGAGAACGCATACGAGTCCAGTGCAAGTCCGAACAATGCTGTCACAGCAACCTCCAGTAAGGATAATTTCACCGGGTCGTTGTTATCGCAAAGATACTATCGACGCAACGCACTATATCAGCTTCTGGCAATGTGAAGGTCTTTATGTGGACAAGAATGTAACAATGGCCGATCTCAAGGGCGTGCTTATGTCATTTGCTCATGAGATACTTGGCCCGGATACCAAGATCCGTTTCAGACCACATTTTTTCCCGTTCACAGAACCAAGTGTAGAATATGATTTTTCGTGTATTTGCAAGGGTAAGGGGTGCAAATTGTGTAAGGGTACTGGTTGGGTCGAGATCTCTGGCGCTGGAATGGTCGATCCCGAGGTATTTCATGCGGTTGGTTACGACCCTGAGATTTGGAGTGGTTATGCCTTCGGTATGGGCTTAG
This window harbors:
- the infC gene encoding translation initiation factor IF-3, producing the protein MSQQQSNSERVNEQIRIPQVRLVDDEGKFIGIIPTNQALNKAREKGLDLVEVQPNSRPPVCRIMDYGKFKYEKSKKARAVRKKQHTQTMKEMRFSAKISDHDYGYKMEHIRGFLLNKDRVKLTIKFRGREITHVEMGDELMNKLRRDLEDISRIEQQSKLEGKQMTMMLAPDSKKIATFLAKQKKKESEKNEKKEDKNKKGSGEEV
- the rpmI gene encoding 50S ribosomal protein L35 → MKKRKIKTKRAVAKRFKITANHKVVHKRSGTNHFGRRKRGNRKRALRTPNVLGTADAHRVRKALGKIK
- the pheS gene encoding phenylalanine--tRNA ligase subunit alpha, whose amino-acid sequence is MRGLLDELKKIEAAVKAALNEAASQVDLDRIRADYLGRKGKLSNMMKRLKDLSPEEKPIFGQTVNRLKKDLELLFNERIEQVKSTKQPKKKTTARDKRIIPEDITLPGRRSYLGKRHVLMAVLEEIIEIFHGMGFSVAQGPDIDTAFHNFDSLNTPQNHPSRDIGDTFYIEGYSPEDDNPYLLRTHTSPVQVRTMLSQQPPVRIISPGRCYRKDTIDATHYISFWQCEGLYVDKNVTMADLKGVLMSFAHEILGPDTKIRFRPHFFPFTEPSVEYDFSCICKGKGCKLCKGTGWVEISGAGMVDPEVFHAVGYDPEIWSGYAFGMGLERIALIRHGIDDIRLLYQNDLRFLRQF
- the rplT gene encoding 50S ribosomal protein L20, whose translation is MPRSTGSVASHNRRRKYVKAASGYFGSRHRLYRTSREVVERAWVFSYKHRKTKKRDFRRLWIARINAAARAEGMTYSKLIHGLKKAGVLLDRKSLAYIAVTDPVAFTKIAQVAKQTL
- the thrS gene encoding threonine--tRNA ligase, coding for GHLGFYNENMFPSMDFEEGDKYFVRPMNCPFHIAIYKSKLRSYRELPIRYCELGADYRYERSGVLHGLLRVRGFTMDDAHIFCTPDQMLNEIVGVYKFSLGILRSFGFEDFGIYLSTKPEHSVGEEERWEKATEALRTALDKVGLPWKIDEGGGAFYGPKIDIKVKDALGREWQTTTVQFDFNEPERFNIYYIDENGDKAKPYMVHRALLGSLERFFACLIEHYAGNFPVWLAPVQAVVIPVSEKFSDYARAVRTRLLKSGVRAEINDRPETMGYRIREAEKAKVPYMLIVGEREVSSNSVSLRGHSIGDLGSMSIENIIVKLNKEGNLPE